One window of Burkholderia vietnamiensis LMG 10929 genomic DNA carries:
- a CDS encoding thiamine pyrophosphate-binding protein — translation MSHSKDLEPRTTTGARLLVDALLANHVERVFCVPGESFLAVLDALADDTARIQTVVCRHEAAAANMAEAVGKLTSRPGIAFVTRGPGATHASIGVHTAFQDSTPMILFVGQCAREHLDREAFQEIDYRRMFGQMAKWVAQIDDPRRIPEYLSHAFHVATSGRPGPVVLALPEDVLSEACAPQPAVPAAKRIAASPSAAQLDELRERLTRAERPFVIVGGSGWTPDACANLRTFVERWQLPVACAFRFQDTFDNAHPNYAGDVGLGINPALGRRIRDADLLLVLGPRLGEATTAGYTLLDIPKTHQTLIHVHQGADELGRVYAPDLPIVAGMPEIAAPLAALEPPPQRPWAGTVADAHRAYREWHAPLPMPGDVQLGDVMVQLRERLPHDAILTNGAGNYAIWLHRHFAYRHFRSQLAPTSGAMGYGLPAALAAKSLYPTRAVVALAGDGCFMMAGNELATAMQYGLNIVVIVVNNGHFGTIRMHQERNYPGRVHGTGLTNPDFAAYARAFGAHGETVAHTAEFGPALERALGCGLPALIEIRIPQDASTPAATLEQIREQGRRARGA, via the coding sequence ATGTCGCATTCCAAGGATCTCGAGCCGCGCACCACCACGGGCGCGCGACTGCTCGTCGATGCGTTGCTCGCCAATCACGTCGAACGCGTGTTCTGCGTGCCGGGCGAGAGCTTCCTCGCCGTGCTCGATGCGCTCGCGGACGACACCGCGCGCATCCAGACGGTCGTCTGCCGGCACGAGGCGGCGGCGGCCAACATGGCCGAGGCGGTCGGCAAGCTGACGAGCCGGCCCGGCATCGCGTTCGTCACGCGCGGGCCGGGAGCGACCCACGCGTCGATCGGCGTGCATACGGCGTTCCAGGATTCGACGCCGATGATCCTGTTCGTCGGCCAGTGCGCGCGCGAACACCTCGATCGCGAAGCGTTCCAGGAAATCGACTATCGCCGCATGTTCGGCCAGATGGCGAAGTGGGTCGCGCAGATCGATGACCCGCGCCGCATTCCCGAATATCTGAGCCACGCGTTCCATGTCGCGACCTCGGGCCGCCCAGGGCCCGTCGTGCTCGCGCTGCCGGAAGACGTGTTGTCCGAAGCATGTGCGCCGCAACCGGCCGTGCCGGCCGCGAAACGCATCGCGGCGTCGCCGTCGGCCGCGCAGCTCGACGAATTGCGCGAACGGCTCACGCGCGCCGAGCGGCCGTTCGTGATCGTCGGCGGCAGCGGCTGGACACCGGACGCCTGCGCGAACCTGCGAACCTTCGTCGAGCGCTGGCAGTTGCCCGTCGCGTGCGCGTTCCGCTTCCAGGACACGTTCGACAACGCGCATCCGAACTACGCGGGCGACGTCGGTCTCGGCATCAATCCCGCGCTCGGCCGGCGCATTCGCGACGCCGACCTGCTCCTCGTACTCGGCCCGCGGCTCGGCGAAGCGACGACGGCCGGCTACACGCTGCTCGACATCCCGAAGACGCACCAGACGCTGATTCACGTCCACCAGGGCGCCGACGAGCTCGGCCGCGTGTATGCGCCCGATCTGCCGATCGTGGCGGGGATGCCCGAGATCGCCGCGCCGCTCGCCGCGCTGGAGCCGCCGCCGCAACGGCCGTGGGCCGGCACGGTCGCCGATGCGCACCGCGCGTACCGCGAATGGCATGCGCCGCTGCCGATGCCCGGCGACGTCCAGCTCGGCGACGTGATGGTGCAGTTGCGCGAGCGTCTGCCGCACGATGCGATCCTGACCAACGGCGCCGGCAATTACGCGATCTGGCTGCATCGCCACTTCGCGTACCGGCATTTTCGGTCGCAGCTCGCGCCCACCAGCGGCGCAATGGGTTATGGACTGCCGGCCGCGCTCGCCGCGAAGTCGCTTTATCCGACGCGCGCGGTCGTCGCGCTCGCCGGCGACGGCTGCTTCATGATGGCCGGCAACGAGCTCGCGACCGCGATGCAGTACGGGCTGAACATCGTCGTGATCGTCGTCAACAACGGCCATTTCGGCACGATCCGCATGCATCAGGAGCGCAACTATCCGGGACGCGTGCACGGCACGGGCCTGACGAACCCCGATTTCGCCGCATATGCGCGCGCGTTCGGCGCGCATGGCGAGACGGTCGCGCACACCGCCGAGTTCGGGCCGGCATTGGAGCGCGCGCTCGGCTGCGGGCTGCCGGCGCTGATCGAGATCCGCATCCCGCAGGACGCCAGCACGCCGGCCGCGACGCTCGAGCAGATCCGCGAGCAGGGCCGTCGCGCGCGCGGCGCATGA
- a CDS encoding ADP-heptose--LPS heptosyltransferase codes for MTATPLAAGAGVGVALSRDAALAYPGTLLARDGTLVAPYDLEHGSEWAAEYLPAAPALGLLHAAQRPFRLDYARTADVHVINGMGVALGDSVIGLSALAALRARHPQLRFTVYRPARAPRYVDALYALAADVVAVPRTLPCAADALPAHARCIDLGNHLYWPAFAREPMIDFFLAALGTDPAAVPAADKRNRWLAKLPLPALPPAWRRPYVLFCPTASTAVRSVPPALRAAFVDMLAQRYRMPVAGFGPVAHPAYVDVSRDAADTAHFIAWIAGASMLLAPDTAALHIADGFDVPTLGCFTTIAPELRVRDYPHCVPVAVNVPAELHGLHRSEWPDDLAAVEAAYRAIDWTALSWPSARDVVVAGAAGSTAGS; via the coding sequence ATGACCGCGACACCGCTGGCGGCGGGCGCGGGCGTCGGCGTCGCACTGTCGCGCGACGCTGCGCTCGCCTACCCCGGCACGCTGCTCGCGCGCGACGGCACGCTGGTCGCACCGTACGATCTCGAGCACGGCAGCGAATGGGCGGCCGAGTACCTGCCGGCCGCACCTGCGCTGGGCCTGCTGCATGCGGCCCAGCGGCCGTTCCGGCTCGACTACGCGCGTACGGCCGACGTGCACGTGATCAACGGGATGGGCGTCGCGCTCGGCGATTCGGTGATCGGGCTGAGCGCGCTCGCGGCGTTGCGCGCGCGCCATCCGCAGCTGCGCTTCACGGTGTACCGGCCGGCCCGCGCGCCGCGCTACGTCGACGCGCTGTATGCGCTCGCAGCCGACGTCGTCGCCGTGCCGCGCACGCTGCCTTGCGCGGCCGATGCTCTGCCCGCGCACGCGCGCTGCATCGATCTCGGCAATCACCTGTACTGGCCGGCGTTCGCGCGCGAGCCGATGATCGACTTCTTCCTCGCCGCGCTCGGCACCGATCCGGCCGCGGTGCCGGCCGCCGACAAGCGCAACCGCTGGCTCGCGAAGCTGCCGCTGCCTGCGCTGCCGCCCGCATGGCGGCGGCCCTACGTGCTGTTCTGTCCGACCGCGAGCACCGCGGTACGCAGCGTGCCGCCGGCGCTGCGTGCCGCGTTCGTCGACATGCTCGCGCAGCGTTACCGGATGCCGGTGGCCGGGTTCGGGCCGGTCGCGCATCCCGCATACGTCGACGTGAGCCGCGACGCGGCCGACACCGCGCACTTCATCGCGTGGATCGCCGGTGCGAGCATGCTGCTCGCGCCCGACACGGCCGCACTGCATATCGCGGACGGCTTCGACGTGCCGACGCTCGGCTGTTTCACGACGATCGCCCCCGAACTGCGCGTGCGCGACTATCCGCACTGCGTGCCGGTGGCGGTGAACGTGCCGGCCGAATTGCACGGACTGCACCGCAGCGAGTGGCCTGACGATCTCGCGGCGGTCGAGGCCGCCTACCGGGCGATCGACTGGACGGCGCTGTCGTGGCCGAGTGCGCGGGACGTGGTGGTCGCGGGTGCGGCTGGGAGTACGGCGGGGAGTTAG
- a CDS encoding helix-turn-helix domain-containing protein codes for MERRVECAAEPTAENTRCSAQGDDALAGQAVVSVAHDADEQARNLIGWRQTYDQLAAGRFVGTLTELPLDTMKLFRESTSHLLRQACEVRGDAYWFGIPLANDGNARVDACRIGPGALAFRPGNVEFELLTPAQFSIYGVVVRGDVLRRYAEEVEHRALDERLFAQRVIQVGDARLARLCALLGQRLDGAAAAGGPLADAQRDDLQAGVLAALFDACAQPADDGVGSAPSTRRWIVEQAREYVLAHRTRPVGVPELCEQLHVSRRTLQYCFQDVLGMAPATYLRTLRLNGARRDLCGRAAGSVQDVAAAWGFWHLSQFATDYRRMFGKRPSETLRDRAAMVTAG; via the coding sequence ATGGAACGACGAGTGGAGTGCGCGGCCGAGCCGACGGCCGAGAACACGCGCTGCAGCGCGCAGGGCGACGACGCGCTCGCCGGCCAGGCGGTCGTCAGCGTCGCGCACGACGCCGACGAACAGGCGCGCAACCTGATCGGCTGGCGGCAAACCTACGACCAGCTCGCGGCCGGCCGCTTCGTCGGCACGCTGACCGAGCTGCCGCTCGACACGATGAAGCTCTTTCGCGAATCGACCAGCCATCTGCTGCGCCAGGCCTGCGAGGTGCGCGGCGACGCATACTGGTTCGGCATCCCGCTCGCGAACGACGGCAACGCGCGGGTCGACGCGTGCCGCATCGGGCCCGGTGCGCTCGCGTTCCGGCCGGGCAACGTCGAATTCGAATTGCTGACGCCCGCGCAGTTTTCGATCTACGGCGTGGTCGTGCGCGGCGACGTGCTGCGCCGTTACGCGGAGGAAGTCGAACACCGCGCGCTCGACGAGCGGCTGTTCGCGCAGCGCGTGATCCAGGTCGGCGACGCGCGGCTCGCGCGGCTGTGTGCACTGCTCGGCCAGCGGCTCGACGGTGCGGCTGCCGCCGGCGGGCCGCTGGCCGATGCGCAGCGCGACGACCTGCAGGCCGGCGTGCTGGCCGCGCTGTTCGACGCGTGCGCGCAGCCGGCCGACGATGGCGTCGGCAGTGCGCCGTCGACGCGGCGCTGGATCGTCGAGCAGGCGCGCGAGTACGTGCTCGCTCACCGTACTCGTCCCGTCGGCGTGCCGGAGCTGTGCGAGCAGCTGCACGTGAGCCGGCGCACGCTGCAGTATTGCTTCCAGGATGTGCTCGGGATGGCGCCCGCCACCTATCTGCGCACGCTGCGGCTCAACGGCGCGCGGCGCGACCTGTGCGGGCGCGCGGCCGGTTCGGTGCAGGACGTCGCGGCCGCGTGGGGCTTCTGGCACCTGAGCCAGTTCGCGACCGACTACCGGCGGATGTTCGGCAAGCGCCCGTCGGAGACGCTGCGCGACCGTGCCGCAATGGTGACGGCCGGCTGA
- a CDS encoding aldehyde dehydrogenase family protein → MNPFDLKQLGLDVEYPYRQQYDNYIGGKWVPPVKGDYFENVSPINGKPFCRVPRSGAEDIEAALDAAHAARRKWAKTSVTERANLLLAAADRMEKNLKLLAVAETIDNGKPLRETMAADLPLAVDHFRYFAGCIRAQEGGISEIDDNTVAYHFHEPLGVVGQIIPWNFPLLMAAWKLAPALAAGCCVVMKPAEQTPASVLVLMELIGDLFPAGTINIVNGFGKEAGEALATSKRIAKIAFTGSTPVGKHILRAAAESLIPSTVELGGKSPNIFFADVLDQDDAFLDKTLEGLAMFALNQGEVCTCPSRILIQESIYERFIEKAVARVERIKAGHPLDLQTMIGAQASQQQLDKILSYIDIGRGEGAQCLTGGERTAPAADLGAGYYVKPTMLLGNNKMRVFQEEIFGPVASVMTFKDEQEAIELANDTFFGLGAGVWTRNGTRAYRMGREIEAGRVWTNCYHLYPAHAAFGGYKQSGIGRETHKMALSNYQQTKCLLVSYQAEALGFF, encoded by the coding sequence ATGAACCCGTTTGACCTGAAACAACTGGGCCTCGACGTCGAATATCCGTATCGTCAGCAGTACGACAACTACATCGGCGGCAAGTGGGTTCCGCCGGTGAAGGGCGACTATTTCGAGAACGTGTCGCCGATCAACGGCAAGCCGTTCTGCCGCGTGCCGCGCTCGGGCGCGGAGGACATCGAGGCCGCACTCGATGCCGCACACGCCGCGCGCCGCAAGTGGGCCAAGACGTCCGTCACCGAGCGTGCGAACCTGCTGCTCGCCGCCGCCGACCGGATGGAGAAGAACCTGAAGCTGCTGGCCGTGGCCGAGACGATCGACAACGGCAAGCCGCTGCGCGAGACGATGGCCGCCGACCTGCCGCTCGCGGTCGACCACTTCCGCTACTTCGCCGGCTGCATCCGCGCGCAGGAAGGCGGCATTTCCGAGATCGACGACAACACCGTCGCATACCACTTCCATGAGCCGCTCGGCGTGGTCGGCCAGATCATCCCGTGGAACTTCCCGCTGCTGATGGCCGCCTGGAAGCTCGCGCCGGCGCTCGCAGCCGGCTGCTGCGTGGTGATGAAGCCCGCCGAGCAGACGCCTGCATCGGTGCTGGTGCTGATGGAGCTGATCGGCGACCTGTTCCCGGCCGGCACGATCAACATCGTCAACGGCTTCGGCAAGGAAGCCGGTGAGGCGCTCGCGACCAGCAAGCGCATCGCGAAGATCGCGTTCACCGGTTCGACGCCGGTCGGCAAGCACATCCTGCGCGCCGCCGCCGAGAGCCTGATTCCTTCGACCGTCGAACTGGGCGGCAAGAGCCCGAACATCTTCTTCGCCGACGTGCTCGACCAGGACGACGCGTTCCTCGACAAGACGCTCGAAGGCCTCGCGATGTTCGCGCTGAACCAGGGCGAAGTGTGCACGTGCCCGTCGCGGATCCTGATCCAGGAATCGATCTACGAGCGCTTCATCGAGAAGGCGGTCGCGCGTGTCGAGCGCATCAAGGCCGGCCATCCGCTCGACCTGCAGACGATGATCGGCGCGCAGGCGTCGCAGCAGCAGCTCGACAAGATCCTGTCGTACATCGACATCGGCCGCGGCGAAGGCGCGCAATGCCTGACGGGCGGCGAACGCACGGCGCCGGCAGCCGATCTCGGCGCGGGCTACTACGTGAAGCCGACGATGCTGCTCGGCAACAACAAGATGCGCGTGTTCCAGGAAGAGATCTTCGGGCCGGTCGCGTCGGTGATGACGTTCAAGGACGAGCAGGAAGCGATCGAACTCGCGAACGACACGTTCTTCGGGCTCGGCGCGGGCGTGTGGACGCGCAACGGCACGCGTGCATACCGGATGGGCCGCGAGATCGAGGCCGGCCGCGTGTGGACCAACTGCTATCACCTGTATCCCGCGCATGCGGCGTTCGGCGGCTACAAGCAGTCGGGCATCGGTCGCGAGACGCACAAGATGGCGCTGTCCAACTATCAGCAGACGAAGTGCCTGCTGGTCAGCTACCAGGCCGAGGCGCTCGGGTTCTTCTGA
- a CDS encoding pyridoxamine 5'-phosphate oxidase family protein, whose translation MTDAAPLSDDAVAFIQEQAFLIVATANAAGDADCSYRGRQPRADGSFAPLVHVADRRTLVLPDFAGNNLFNTIGNLLVNPSIALLFVDFVRQTTWLVQGRATVDEDAASHAQLWPDARRYVVVAVERAQARADARLPPLVLA comes from the coding sequence ATGACCGATGCGGCCCCTCTCAGCGACGATGCCGTCGCCTTCATCCAGGAACAGGCGTTCCTGATCGTCGCGACCGCGAACGCGGCCGGCGACGCCGATTGCTCGTATCGCGGCCGTCAGCCGCGCGCCGACGGCTCGTTCGCGCCGCTGGTCCATGTGGCCGATCGCAGGACGCTGGTGCTGCCCGACTTCGCGGGCAACAACCTGTTCAACACGATCGGCAACCTGCTCGTGAACCCGTCGATCGCGTTGCTGTTCGTCGATTTCGTGCGGCAGACGACGTGGCTCGTGCAGGGGCGCGCGACCGTAGACGAAGATGCCGCAAGCCACGCGCAGCTGTGGCCCGATGCGCGGCGCTACGTGGTCGTCGCGGTGGAGCGCGCGCAGGCACGCGCGGATGCGCGGCTGCCACCGCTGGTGCTGGCGTGA
- a CDS encoding MFS transporter, with amino-acid sequence MDHPFSAGSTGAAHRRAWVLAAVCMAAVALPLSFSGGAVATPAIGRDLHGGPVAMNWITNAFMLAFGSCLMAAGALADQFGRKRVFAIGVGGFTLMSVALAFAPSMLAIDLLRAAQGLAAAAALAGGTAALAQEFDGAARTRAFSLLGTTFGVGLAFGPVLAGWLIAHHGWRAIFVTGAAAGVLSLALGLPRMHESRDPHATGLDWPGTVAFTGALTLFTFGVIEAPARGWTDPLVVVLLAGAALGACAFVAIETRVARPMLDLSLFRIPRFVGVQVLPVSTCCCYIVLLVVLPLRFIGIDGFSEIDAGWLMLAISAPMLIVPLVAATLTRWLSAGVISGLGLLLAAAGLVWLDVALRGGAGPAAIGPMLAIGIGAGMPWGLMDGLSVSVVPKERAGMATGIFSTTRVAGEGIALAIVGAVLATLAHADLRRVPAGGASGASDAALRAAARLATGDLAGAAAVLPGVDRATLLASYLHAFDRLLLALAVVTVLCAGVVFAFLGARPAPDATTGADDGSRARGDAAARRAARNAA; translated from the coding sequence ATGGATCACCCGTTTTCAGCCGGTTCGACCGGCGCGGCACACCGGCGCGCGTGGGTGCTGGCGGCCGTGTGCATGGCGGCCGTCGCGTTGCCGCTGTCGTTTTCGGGCGGCGCGGTCGCGACGCCGGCGATCGGCCGCGACCTGCATGGCGGCCCCGTCGCGATGAACTGGATCACCAACGCGTTCATGCTCGCGTTCGGCAGCTGCCTGATGGCGGCGGGCGCGCTGGCCGACCAGTTCGGCCGCAAGCGCGTGTTCGCGATCGGCGTCGGCGGCTTCACGCTGATGTCGGTCGCGCTCGCGTTCGCGCCGTCGATGCTCGCGATCGACCTGCTGCGCGCCGCGCAGGGGCTCGCGGCCGCCGCGGCGCTCGCGGGCGGCACGGCCGCGCTCGCGCAGGAGTTCGACGGCGCGGCCCGCACGCGCGCGTTCAGCCTGCTCGGCACCACGTTCGGCGTCGGCCTCGCGTTCGGGCCGGTGCTCGCGGGCTGGCTGATCGCGCATCACGGCTGGCGCGCGATCTTCGTCACCGGCGCGGCGGCGGGCGTCCTGTCGCTGGCGCTCGGGCTGCCGCGCATGCACGAGTCGCGCGATCCGCATGCGACGGGGCTCGACTGGCCCGGCACCGTCGCGTTCACCGGCGCGCTGACGCTGTTCACGTTCGGCGTGATCGAGGCGCCCGCGCGCGGCTGGACGGACCCGCTCGTCGTCGTGCTGCTGGCCGGCGCGGCGCTCGGCGCGTGCGCGTTCGTCGCGATCGAGACGCGCGTCGCGCGGCCGATGCTCGACCTGTCGCTGTTCCGGATTCCGCGCTTCGTCGGCGTGCAGGTGCTGCCGGTGTCGACCTGCTGCTGCTACATCGTGCTGCTGGTCGTGCTGCCGCTGCGCTTCATCGGCATCGACGGCTTCAGCGAAATCGACGCAGGCTGGCTGATGCTCGCGATCTCCGCGCCGATGCTCATCGTGCCGCTGGTCGCGGCGACGCTCACGCGCTGGCTGTCGGCCGGCGTGATCTCGGGGCTCGGTCTGCTGCTCGCGGCGGCCGGCCTGGTGTGGCTCGATGTGGCGCTGCGCGGCGGCGCCGGGCCGGCCGCGATTGGGCCGATGCTCGCGATCGGCATCGGGGCGGGGATGCCGTGGGGGTTGATGGACGGGCTGTCGGTCAGCGTCGTGCCGAAGGAGCGCGCGGGGATGGCGACGGGGATCTTCAGCACGACGCGCGTGGCGGGCGAGGGCATCGCGCTCGCGATCGTCGGCGCGGTGCTGGCGACGCTTGCGCACGCCGATCTGCGGCGCGTGCCGGCGGGCGGCGCGTCTGGCGCATCCGATGCGGCGCTGCGCGCGGCCGCGCGGCTCGCGACCGGCGATCTCGCCGGCGCGGCGGCCGTGTTGCCGGGCGTCGATCGCGCGACGCTGTTGGCGAGTTATTTGCACGCGTTCGACCGGTTGCTGCTCGCGCTCGCGGTGGTGACGGTGCTGTGCGCGGGTGTGGTGTTCGCGTTTCTCGGCGCGCGGCCGGCGCCGGATGCGACGACGGGCGCCGACGACGGCAGCCGCGCGCGTGGCGATGCGGCGGCGCGGCGTGCGGCGCGCAACGCCGCGTAG
- a CDS encoding LysR family transcriptional regulator — translation MENLNGIAAFVRAAEALSFVAAGRALGISASAVGKTIARLEQSLGVRLFNRTTRRVTLTDEGHHFYERCQRILEDLRDAEATVTASAQRPRGRLRVSLPVIGYRFLLPVLPAFRECYPEVELDLDFNDRMVDVVEGGFDAVIRSGPLSDSSLMSRRLGPFAFVLCATPAYLARAGTPRVPHDLDTHDCVRYCFPTTGKLQDWALAADDGTPLKLRTAMTCNNMEALRGAVMAGLGIGYMPDFLARDALDAGTLVTVLDDYRIAPGQFSIVWPSSRQLSPKLRVFVDFLCERLFR, via the coding sequence ATGGAAAACCTCAATGGCATCGCCGCGTTCGTCCGCGCCGCCGAAGCGCTGAGCTTCGTCGCGGCCGGCCGCGCGCTGGGCATCTCGGCGTCGGCCGTCGGCAAGACGATCGCGCGGCTCGAGCAGTCGCTCGGCGTACGCCTGTTCAACCGCACGACGCGGCGCGTCACGCTGACCGACGAAGGGCACCATTTCTACGAGCGCTGCCAGCGCATCCTGGAAGATCTTCGCGACGCGGAAGCGACCGTCACGGCCTCCGCGCAGCGCCCACGCGGCAGGCTGCGCGTGAGCCTGCCAGTGATCGGCTACCGGTTTCTGCTGCCGGTGCTGCCGGCGTTTCGCGAGTGCTACCCGGAAGTGGAGCTCGACCTGGATTTCAACGACCGGATGGTCGACGTCGTCGAAGGCGGCTTCGACGCGGTGATCCGCAGCGGCCCGCTGTCGGATTCGAGCCTGATGTCGCGGCGGCTCGGCCCGTTCGCGTTCGTGCTGTGCGCCACGCCCGCGTATCTCGCGCGGGCCGGCACGCCGCGCGTACCGCACGATCTCGACACGCACGATTGCGTGCGCTACTGCTTTCCGACCACCGGCAAGCTACAGGACTGGGCGCTGGCGGCCGACGACGGCACACCGCTGAAGCTGCGCACCGCGATGACCTGCAACAACATGGAAGCGCTGCGCGGCGCGGTGATGGCCGGCCTCGGCATCGGCTACATGCCCGACTTCCTCGCGCGCGACGCGCTCGACGCCGGCACGCTCGTCACCGTGCTCGACGACTACCGGATCGCACCGGGACAGTTCTCGATCGTGTGGCCGTCGAGCCGGCAGCTGTCGCCGAAGCTGCGCGTGTTCGTCGACTTCCTGTGCGAGCGGCTGTTCAGGTAG
- the eutC gene encoding ethanolamine ammonia-lyase subunit EutC — translation MSDAVEKNPWAQLKAFTNARIALGRAGSSLPTAPLLAFNLSHAQARDAVHQPLDSEALRRELDTAGFATLGVQSAAVDRQHYLRRPDLGRKLSDDGRALLAGYGAMLDDAPDVVFVVGDGLSAFAAAKQALPLLQAVCPRLHADGWRLGPVVVATQARVALGDEIGELLRARAVAMLIGERPGLSSPDSLGVYLTWAPKVGCHDAQRNCISNVRPEGLPHAAAAHKLHYLMTEARRLRLTGVGLKDDSDALLPPQQAERIGAA, via the coding sequence ATGAGCGACGCCGTCGAGAAGAATCCGTGGGCGCAGCTGAAGGCGTTCACGAACGCGCGAATCGCGCTCGGCCGCGCGGGCAGCAGCCTGCCGACCGCGCCGCTGCTCGCGTTCAACCTGTCGCACGCGCAGGCGCGCGACGCCGTGCATCAGCCGCTCGATTCGGAGGCGCTGCGCCGCGAGCTCGACACGGCCGGCTTCGCGACGCTCGGCGTGCAGAGCGCCGCAGTCGATCGCCAGCATTACCTGCGCCGCCCCGATCTCGGCCGCAAGCTGTCGGACGACGGACGCGCGCTGCTGGCCGGCTACGGTGCGATGCTCGACGATGCGCCCGATGTGGTGTTCGTGGTCGGCGACGGGCTGTCCGCCTTCGCGGCCGCGAAGCAGGCGTTGCCGCTGCTGCAGGCCGTGTGCCCGCGGCTGCACGCGGACGGCTGGCGGCTCGGCCCGGTGGTGGTGGCGACGCAGGCGCGCGTCGCGCTCGGCGACGAGATCGGCGAGCTGCTGCGCGCGCGGGCCGTCGCGATGCTGATCGGCGAGCGGCCGGGGCTCAGCTCGCCGGACAGCCTCGGCGTGTACCTGACGTGGGCGCCGAAGGTCGGCTGCCACGACGCGCAGCGCAACTGCATCTCGAACGTGCGGCCCGAAGGCCTGCCGCATGCGGCGGCGGCGCACAAGCTGCACTACCTGATGACCGAGGCGCGCCGGCTGCGGCTCACGGGCGTCGGCCTCAAGGACGACAGCGACGCGCTGTTGCCGCCGCAACAGGCCGAGCGGATCGGCGCCGCGTGA
- a CDS encoding ethanolamine ammonia-lyase subunit EutB has product MSYTETIGPRTYRFADLKTLLAKASPLRSGDQLAGVAAASEEERVAAKIALASVPLKAFLNEAVIPYEQDEVTRLIVDDHDAQAFAEISHLTVGDFRNWLLSPAADGAALERIAPGLTPEMVAAVSKLMRNQDLIAAARKRRVVTRFRNTVGLPGRMSVRLQPNHPTDDVKGIAASMLDGLMYGCGDAMIGINPATDSLAAIVKLLAMIDGFRERYGVPTQSCVLTHVTNTIAAIDKGAPVDLVFQSIAGTEKANASFGISLALLGEARAAALSLARGTVGNNVMYFETGQGSALSANAHFGVDQQTCEVRAYAVARKFDPFLVNTVVGFIGPEYLYDGKQIIRAGLEDHFCGKLLGVPMGCDICYTNHAEADQDDMDTLLTLLGAAGINFIMGIPGADDVMLNYQSTSFHDQLYVREVLGLRRAPEFEEWLETMEIADAHGALRAANARVPLLAGANDWMGISA; this is encoded by the coding sequence ATGTCCTATACGGAGACGATCGGCCCGCGCACGTACCGGTTCGCGGACCTGAAAACGCTGCTCGCGAAGGCGAGCCCGCTGCGCTCGGGCGACCAGCTCGCCGGCGTCGCGGCGGCGAGCGAGGAAGAGCGCGTGGCCGCGAAGATCGCGCTCGCGAGCGTGCCGCTGAAGGCGTTCCTGAACGAGGCGGTGATCCCGTACGAACAGGACGAAGTCACGCGCCTGATCGTCGACGATCACGACGCGCAGGCCTTCGCGGAAATCTCGCATCTGACCGTCGGCGATTTCCGCAACTGGCTGCTGTCGCCGGCGGCCGACGGCGCCGCGCTCGAACGCATCGCACCGGGGCTCACGCCGGAGATGGTCGCGGCCGTGTCGAAGCTGATGCGCAATCAGGATCTGATCGCGGCGGCGAGAAAGCGCCGCGTCGTCACGCGCTTTCGCAACACGGTCGGGCTGCCCGGCCGGATGTCGGTGCGGCTGCAGCCGAATCACCCGACCGACGACGTGAAGGGCATCGCCGCGTCGATGCTCGACGGGCTGATGTACGGCTGCGGCGACGCGATGATCGGCATCAACCCCGCAACCGACAGCCTCGCGGCGATCGTCAAGCTGCTCGCGATGATCGACGGCTTCCGCGAGCGCTACGGCGTGCCGACGCAGTCTTGCGTGCTCACGCACGTGACCAACACGATCGCGGCGATCGACAAGGGCGCGCCGGTCGACCTCGTGTTCCAGTCGATCGCGGGCACCGAGAAGGCGAACGCGAGCTTCGGGATCTCGCTCGCGCTGCTCGGCGAGGCGCGCGCCGCCGCGTTGTCGCTCGCGCGCGGCACCGTCGGCAACAACGTGATGTACTTCGAGACGGGCCAGGGCAGCGCGCTGTCGGCGAACGCGCATTTCGGCGTCGACCAGCAGACCTGCGAAGTGCGCGCGTATGCGGTCGCGCGCAAGTTCGATCCGTTCCTGGTGAACACGGTGGTCGGCTTCATCGGCCCGGAATACCTGTACGACGGCAAGCAGATCATCCGCGCGGGCCTCGAGGATCACTTCTGCGGCAAGCTGCTCGGCGTGCCGATGGGCTGCGACATCTGCTACACGAACCACGCGGAAGCCGACCAGGACGACATGGACACGCTGCTGACGCTGCTCGGCGCGGCCGGCATCAACTTCATCATGGGGATTCCCGGCGCGGACGACGTGATGCTGAACTACCAGAGCACGTCGTTTCACGATCAGCTGTACGTGCGCGAGGTGCTCGGCCTGCGCCGCGCGCCGGAGTTCGAGGAGTGGCTCGAGACGATGGAGATCGCCGACGCGCACGGCGCGCTGCGCGCGGCGAACGCACGCGTGCCGCTGCTCGCGGGCGCGAACGACTGGATGGGGATTTCCGCATGA